A genomic window from Lactobacillus sp. ESL0677 includes:
- a CDS encoding DUF4097 family beta strand repeat-containing protein, with the protein MMKRFYKIGAATLIIGLILTIAGYINGGLQPVVGTDLTNFQVLDAKTFSHTRTLSYKKFSQVELNTGEVDYRIHRGNKYQIKVNDTKEHLLVVNKVKDKIVIGQRHQTYPITIDWKFYKQRPEVEITVPTKAALTKIEDNNTQGSLKVSDLNLKKLIVDIADYNEQDDLQLHNLQVERAQISTDMSDTDIDNCTFNNSKFDLDNCVLEMNKLVVKKKLVANIVGGDFETYSSEFHHGKISDSDGEVLINKSIVDTMKFSLDQVDLNMSRNKFTGKNTFGLKQSSLIMKHNPANINYDLLTTGEGQIKFRGKKVHRSSANYTKFNKKVANSVGTIKAEASDDDIVIK; encoded by the coding sequence ATGATGAAGCGATTTTATAAAATAGGAGCTGCAACTTTAATAATTGGTTTGATTTTAACAATTGCCGGTTATATTAATGGCGGTTTGCAACCAGTCGTTGGGACAGATTTAACCAACTTTCAAGTGCTTGATGCCAAGACCTTTTCACATACACGAACCTTATCTTATAAGAAATTTAGTCAGGTTGAACTAAATACTGGCGAAGTCGATTATCGAATTCATCGCGGCAATAAGTATCAGATCAAGGTTAATGATACTAAAGAACATTTACTCGTTGTTAACAAAGTAAAGGATAAAATCGTAATCGGTCAACGTCACCAAACCTATCCAATTACGATTGATTGGAAGTTTTATAAACAACGCCCAGAAGTTGAAATTACGGTACCAACTAAAGCAGCCTTAACTAAGATTGAAGATAATAATACGCAAGGAAGTTTAAAAGTATCAGATTTAAACTTGAAAAAATTAATAGTTGATATTGCTGATTATAATGAGCAAGATGATTTACAACTGCATAATTTGCAGGTAGAGCGAGCACAAATTAGTACTGATATGTCTGATACGGATATTGATAATTGTACTTTTAATAATAGCAAATTTGATTTGGATAATTGTGTATTGGAAATGAATAAATTAGTTGTTAAAAAGAAGTTAGTGGCAAATATAGTTGGTGGTGACTTTGAAACTTATTCATCAGAATTTCACCATGGTAAGATTTCTGATAGCGATGGCGAAGTCCTAATAAATAAGAGTATTGTTGACACAATGAAATTTTCTTTGGATCAGGTAGACCTAAATATGTCACGCAATAAATTTACTGGTAAAAATACTTTTGGTCTCAAGCAGAGCTCATTAATAATGAAACATAATCCAGCAAATATTAACTATGATTTATTGACAACCGGTGAAGGACAAATTAAATTCCGTGGCAAGAAGGTTCATCGCAGCTCGGCTAACTATACTAAATTTAATAAGAAAGTAGCTAACTCAGTTGGAACAATTAAAGCTGAAGCTAGTGACGATGATATTGTTATTAAATAG
- a CDS encoding PadR family transcriptional regulator, with product MAIQIPTRLLDGAVLSFLKGEDLYGYALTQKVQGTFDISESTIYPVLRRLKKNGYLTTYDQPYQGRNRRYYQLTETGLTLLAAVQKEWLNFSTKVNQILGEKNGTNN from the coding sequence ATGGCAATTCAAATACCAACACGATTACTTGATGGTGCTGTTCTTTCTTTTTTAAAAGGTGAAGATTTATACGGCTACGCATTGACACAGAAGGTTCAAGGAACATTCGATATTTCTGAATCAACAATCTATCCTGTTTTAAGACGATTAAAGAAAAACGGCTATCTGACAACTTATGATCAGCCATATCAGGGCCGTAATCGGCGCTATTATCAGTTGACGGAAACTGGTTTGACCTTATTAGCAGCTGTGCAAAAAGAATGGCTAAACTTTAGCACAAAGGTTAATCAAATATTGGGAGAGAAAAATGGAACAAATAATTAA
- the guaA gene encoding glutamine-hydrolyzing GMP synthase: MNKNISDFDEIIVLDFGSQYNQLITRRLRDFGIYSELLPHDISMAEIKKIAPKGIIFSGGPNSIYAEEALKVDPEIFKLGIPILGICYGMQLMSYYLGGKVEPADNSEYGRADIKVEAPDSVLFSGLPKDEYVWMSHGDLVTKEPDGFTTVASSKNCPISAIANNSAKFYGIQFHAEVRNTQYGLDILKNFAFKVCKAKSDWSMTDFIEMKIADIRAEVGDKKVILGLSGGVDSSVTATLLHKAIGDQMTAIFVDHGMLRKNEGDEVMAALSRDLGVNIVRVNAKDRFLNKLRGVTDPEQKRKIIGKEFIEVFNEEAQKIPDADFLAQGTLYTDVIESGTNTAQTIKSHHNVGGLPEDMHFKLIEPLRKLFKDEVRELGEKLGIPHDLVWRQPFPGPGLGIRVLGEVTEDKLALVRESDAILRDEIKKAGLQEKVWQYFTVLPGIKSVGVMGDGRTYDYTIGIRAVTSIDGMTADFARLPWDALQKISTRIVDEVPNINRVVYDVTSKPPSTIEWE; encoded by the coding sequence GTGAACAAAAATATCAGTGATTTTGATGAAATTATTGTTTTAGATTTTGGTAGTCAATATAATCAATTAATTACGCGGCGATTGCGTGATTTTGGCATTTATTCGGAATTATTGCCACACGATATTAGTATGGCAGAAATCAAAAAAATTGCTCCTAAGGGCATAATCTTTTCTGGTGGGCCGAATAGTATTTATGCCGAAGAGGCGCTGAAAGTTGACCCCGAGATTTTTAAATTAGGGATTCCTATTTTGGGCATTTGTTATGGGATGCAACTGATGTCATATTACTTGGGCGGCAAGGTAGAGCCGGCCGATAATTCGGAATATGGGCGTGCCGATATTAAGGTTGAAGCTCCTGATTCTGTCTTGTTTAGTGGTCTGCCAAAGGATGAATATGTTTGGATGAGTCATGGCGACTTGGTAACTAAGGAACCTGATGGCTTTACGACAGTTGCTTCTAGTAAAAATTGCCCGATTTCTGCAATTGCGAACAATTCGGCTAAATTCTACGGTATCCAATTTCACGCTGAGGTGCGCAACACCCAGTATGGCTTGGATATTTTAAAAAATTTTGCCTTCAAGGTTTGCAAGGCCAAGTCTGATTGGTCAATGACTGACTTTATCGAAATGAAGATTGCTGATATTCGTGCAGAGGTTGGCGATAAAAAGGTGATTTTGGGTTTGTCTGGTGGTGTTGACTCCAGCGTGACGGCAACCTTATTGCACAAGGCAATCGGCGACCAAATGACAGCAATTTTTGTTGATCATGGCATGCTCCGGAAGAACGAGGGCGATGAAGTTATGGCAGCTCTTAGCCGTGACTTAGGTGTGAACATTGTTCGCGTTAATGCCAAAGATCGCTTTTTGAATAAATTGCGGGGTGTTACTGACCCAGAACAAAAGCGTAAAATCATCGGCAAGGAGTTCATCGAGGTTTTCAATGAAGAAGCACAAAAAATCCCTGATGCTGACTTTTTAGCTCAAGGCACACTCTATACTGATGTGATTGAGAGTGGCACTAACACTGCACAAACAATAAAGTCACACCATAATGTTGGTGGCTTACCGGAAGATATGCACTTTAAGCTGATTGAGCCTTTGCGCAAATTGTTTAAGGATGAAGTGCGTGAACTAGGTGAAAAGTTGGGAATCCCGCACGATTTGGTTTGGCGGCAACCGTTCCCAGGTCCAGGACTTGGGATTCGCGTTTTAGGTGAAGTAACCGAGGATAAGTTGGCCTTGGTACGTGAGAGTGATGCCATTTTACGAGACGAAATCAAAAAGGCTGGTTTGCAAGAAAAGGTCTGGCAGTACTTTACTGTTTTGCCCGGCATCAAGTCAGTTGGCGTGATGGGTGATGGTCGCACTTATGACTACACGATTGGCATTCGTGCCGTAACCTCGATTGATGGCATGACCGCAGATTTTGCCCGTTTGCCGTGGGATGCTTTGCAAAAAATTTCCACGCGCATTGTCGATGAGGTGCCGAACATTAACCGCGTCGTCTATGATGTCACGAGTAAGCCACCTTCAACAATTGAATGGGAATAG
- a CDS encoding xanthine phosphoribosyltransferase, which yields MKLLEDRIRRDGEVLPGNVLKINSFLNHQVDPELMIACGQEFARRFQDNGITKVLTCEASGIAPGIMAAFELHVPMVFARKKKPSTLNDAVYWADVFSYTKKITNKICVEQKFLSENDTLLIIDDFLAHGEAVKGMINIAEQAHAKIAGVGVVVAKTFQGGSDWIQDHNYRLEALANITSLKDEKVHFAGEE from the coding sequence GTGAAGTTACTAGAAGACCGCATTAGACGTGATGGTGAAGTTTTGCCCGGAAATGTCCTGAAAATCAACTCGTTTTTGAATCATCAAGTTGATCCTGAATTGATGATTGCCTGCGGGCAAGAATTTGCCCGACGCTTTCAAGATAATGGCATTACCAAAGTCTTGACTTGTGAGGCTTCCGGCATTGCCCCGGGGATTATGGCTGCTTTTGAATTGCACGTACCGATGGTATTTGCCCGCAAGAAGAAGCCGTCGACACTTAATGATGCGGTTTACTGGGCCGACGTCTTTTCTTACACCAAAAAGATCACTAACAAGATCTGTGTCGAGCAAAAATTCCTGAGTGAAAACGACACACTGCTAATTATCGACGACTTTTTAGCTCATGGTGAGGCTGTTAAGGGCATGATTAATATTGCCGAGCAAGCTCATGCAAAGATTGCCGGCGTTGGTGTGGTCGTTGCCAAAACCTTTCAGGGTGGTAGCGATTGGATTCAAGATCACAATTATCGCTTAGAAGCTTTAGCCAATATTACGAGCTTAAAAGACGAAAAAGTACATTTTGCGGGTGAAGAATAA